From Nitrospira sp. SG-bin1:
CGGTCGGCCTGCACCATGAGACAGAACGACTTGCCGTCGTCCTCGGCTATCTCGAGCGTCACGCTCGACGACAAGGCACCGCCCTCGCCTCGACCTGTGCGGAGTTGCTGGGTGGTGCCAGCCCAACGCTGCACCTCCGTCAGGCAGCCCGAACGCTTCACGCGATCAGCATCAAGGCGCATCCCCTCGTCCATCTGGCCGTCAACGCGTTGTGCCCATGGGATCTTTGGTTCACTCGCCGGTTGTCGCATGTTCAGCAGATCATCGCGAGTCGCCTTCCTCCATGGTTGAACTGTCTGGCGGACGTCGAAGCGGCATCGGCATTGGCGACCTTCGCCTACCTCCATCCCCATTACGCATGGCCCATCCATCCCATCGCAGCCGACAACCAGGACGGCGCAGTTCCGTCCCTCCATGCCGACGGACTCGGTCATCCGTTACTGTCAGTCAAGACCCGCGTGACGAACGACGTCCATCTGAAGGGACTCGGCTCCATTTACCTGATTACCGGCTCGAACATGTCCGGCAAAAGTACATTTTTGCGGACGATCGGCATCAATCTCTGCCTGGCGCAAGCCGGCGCCCCTGTCTGCGCCCGGTCATTTGAATGGACCTGGAGCCGCCTCGTCTGCTGCATTCGCGTCGACGATTCGCTCGATGCCGGCCTCTCATTTTTCTATGCCGAGGTCAAACGCCTCAAAACGATCCTGGACGCCACGAAGGATCGCGCCTCCCCGCCGGTCCTGTTCCTGATCGATGAGATCTTTAAAGGCACCAACAACCGCGAGCGCCTCATCGGCAGCCGTGCCTACATCACCGAGCTGTCCAAAGGGAACGGGTACGGCCTCGTCAGCACCCATGATTTGGAGTTGGCGGATCTGGAATCGGCCATACCGGGCCTGATCAACGCGCACTTCCAAGAAACCGTCTCGGCCGGCGCGCTTGAATTCGACTACCGGCTCAGACCGGGCCCCTGCCCCACGACGAATGCGCTGCGCATCATGGAGCTGGAAGGTCTGCCTATTTCCCCCACTCCCAAAATCAGGCACAATACCGCTCACGGATGACCACCTCTGCCGGTCCTGAAACTCAACCTGCATCCCACCCGCTACGCGGCCTCCTGATCGCGCAATTCTGCGGCGCATTCAACGACAATGCGTGGAAATTGATGGTGGCCCTGCTGGCCATCCGTCAGGCCACCGCGGGGATGGCGCCGGGTCCTGAACTGGAGACCGTGGCCCAGACGCAAACGGCCATGGCTTTCGTAGTCTTCACACTGCCCTTGGTCCTCCTCTCACTCGTCGGGGGTACCTTGGCCGATCGCGTGAGCAAGCGGACGGTCATCATCTCGATCAAAGTCGTCGAGGTCGTCCTCATGACCGCCGGCACCGTCGCCCTCTGGCTGAACCCCGCCGGAGGCGTTCTGCCCTTGGTTGTCCTCTGCGGCATGGGAGTCCATAGCGCACTCTTCAGCCCCTCAAAATATGGCATCCTGCCCGAGCTGGTCCCACATGAACGGCTCGCCTCCGGCAACGGCCTGTTGGAAATGTGGACGTTCGCGGCAATCCTGACAGGAACTGCCGCCGGAGGCTTTCTCTTACAGGCGGTCGGAGAGCAGCCTTGGCTCGCTCCGCTCGTCTTGACCGCTCTCTCGGTCATAGGCCTCATCTCCGCCTTTGGCATTCCACCGGTATCGCCCGCCCGCATGGCCGGCGGCGTCGACGCCACGATCCAAGGTGCCTGGGCCGCGATCCAATCGGAACGGATGCTGCGCATGGCTATCCCCATGGAAATCCTGTTCTGGACGGTCGCAAGCCTGTTCGGACAAAACGTGCTCGTCTATGCAAAGGCCGTCTTGCATCTGTCCGATGGGATGTCTGGCCTTCCGCTCACCATCCTGTCGGTGGGCATCGGCATCGGTGCGATGCTGGTCGGACGGATTTCGAAAAACCGAGTGGAATACGGACTGATTCCCCTGGGCGCCATCGGCGTCTTTGTGATCTTGCTTTTGCTCGGCCTGCTGACGCCTCCGCTCTCCGGAACGTTTCTCATGATGGTCGTTCTGGGAATTTCCAGTTCGTTCATCTTTGTTCCCTTGAACGCCATTCTCCAATGGAAGTCCCCGTCCGACCGGCGCGGCGCCGTCATTTCGTTTTCCAACACCTGTGTGTTCACCGGCATTCTGTCGGGATCGCTCGCCGGTGGGTCCCTGGCCAATGTCGGCATCTCGACAACCGGTATCTTCCTGGCCGCAGCCGCCATGACCTTGGCCGGCGTCGGATGGGCACTCTGGTCCTTGCCCGACACGTTCCTTCGTTTTGTCCTGGTCCTCCTCACCAATACGATGTATCGTCTGCGCATCGTCGGCGAAGCTCATGTGCCGCAATCCGGCGGCGCGCTCCTCGTTCCCAATCACGTCTCCTTTATCGACGGCTTTCTGCTGATCGCCAGCGTCGACCGTCCCGTGCGTTTCGTCGTCGATTCGCAATATGCCGAGCAACCGATCTTCAAACCGTTCATGAACGCGCTCGGCGCCATTCCCATTACCTCTCATGGAGGCTTGCGGGTTATTCTGCGGGCACTCCGCGATGCCGGCGCCGCCGTCGATAAGGGAGAACTCGTCTGCATATTCCCTGAAGGCCAGATCACGCGTACCGGCACGCTGTTGCCCTTTCGGCGCGGTTTCGAACGGATCGTGAAGGGACGAACCGTACCCATCATTCCGGTTCACCTGGATCGGGTCTGGGGCAGCATTTTCAGCTTCAATCACGGTCGCTTCCTCTGGAAAATGCCGGAACGTCTTCCCTATCCCGTG
This genomic window contains:
- a CDS encoding permease, producing MTTSAGPETQPASHPLRGLLIAQFCGAFNDNAWKLMVALLAIRQATAGMAPGPELETVAQTQTAMAFVVFTLPLVLLSLVGGTLADRVSKRTVIISIKVVEVVLMTAGTVALWLNPAGGVLPLVVLCGMGVHSALFSPSKYGILPELVPHERLASGNGLLEMWTFAAILTGTAAGGFLLQAVGEQPWLAPLVLTALSVIGLISAFGIPPVSPARMAGGVDATIQGAWAAIQSERMLRMAIPMEILFWTVASLFGQNVLVYAKAVLHLSDGMSGLPLTILSVGIGIGAMLVGRISKNRVEYGLIPLGAIGVFVILLLLGLLTPPLSGTFLMMVVLGISSSFIFVPLNAILQWKSPSDRRGAVISFSNTCVFTGILSGSLAGGSLANVGISTTGIFLAAAAMTLAGVGWALWSLPDTFLRFVLVLLTNTMYRLRIVGEAHVPQSGGALLVPNHVSFIDGFLLIASVDRPVRFVVDSQYAEQPIFKPFMNALGAIPITSHGGLRVILRALRDAGAAVDKGELVCIFPEGQITRTGTLLPFRRGFERIVKGRTVPIIPVHLDRVWGSIFSFNHGRFLWKMPERLPYPVTVSFGAPLPPSTTAHELRGKIRELGEAAWQLRKPGRRPLHRQFISSMRRAPFLLAMADQTRPRVSSLQALIGSIVLARTLRPHWQGQDRVGVLLPPTVAAALVNVAAPLCGKTIVNLNYTVGKSGLEAAVHLAGLRTVVTSHTFVEKAKLELPSGPSVIWLEDAAKTVGLGDKIIAALLALFAPSRLIERACGQTTPLTPDSLATIIFSSGSTGEPKGVMLSHFSIDMNSQGATQVLHLYQDERVLGILPFFHSFGYMVFWFVMFNNATMIFHPSPLDVAAIGELIRTYRITFLVTTPTFLQLYTRRCTPEQFSSIRVILTGAEKLPARLAQAIEDKFGVGPIEGYGVTECAPVIAVNCPDFRAAGYYQPASRRGTVGQPLPGVSVQIVDPDSFAPLPAGMPGMLLVRGPNVMNGYLGREDLTAQVMRNGWYITGDIASLDEDGFLTITDRLSRFSKIGGEMVPHGKVEEALQQAAGADTQVFAVTGLPDEKKGERLAVLHTLEESHISEILEKVSASGLPNLFIPGRHQFVKVEALPVLGTGKLDLRAVKRMAMERLSSHDEVQG